From a single Lonchura striata isolate bLonStr1 chromosome 13, bLonStr1.mat, whole genome shotgun sequence genomic region:
- the NUDT19 gene encoding acyl-coenzyme A diphosphatase NUDT19: protein MNPRLRHWREAATLLLAAGTPGPGRPPRSPLGPFDYELLLLRRSSRSGFMPGAHVFPGGLAEPADFSAEWLGLLPASPHCGLGAVKPPPPGGSRAPLFAADRESLGSPLPGEVAFRICALRETFEEAGILLLVPGRGPAPPLPAGRLPPAAELGEWRRRVREDASCFLRLCRRLGCAPNIWALHEWSNWLTPVGRAGRGGRRYDTAFYLCCLPERPPHVSQDDQEVTAVLWSSPPEAIERFKSQEIWFPPPQFYEFCRLCNFPSLKELQQFSSARALEGCERWMPVMLNAADGFIQLLPGDELYPEDPDYTGEKKIVMSTDKKVEDLMKEGGIFHRIVIKDINNLAVYVNIQAKYKHINPLMIKCDNSNYNSRL, encoded by the exons ATGAACCCGCGGCTGCGGCACTGGCGGGAggcggccacgctgctgctggcGGCGGGCACGCCGGGCCCGGGCCGGCCGCCGCGCTCGCCGCTCGGCCCCTTCGACTacgagctgctgctgctgcgccGGAGCTCCCGCAGCGGCTTCATGCCCGGCGCCCACGTGTTCCCGGGCGGGCTGGCGGAGCCGGCGGATTTCTCCGCCGagtggctggggctgctgcccgcCTCGCCGCACTGCGGGCTGGGCGCCGTgaagccgccgccgcccggcggCAGCCGCGCCCCGCTCTTCGCCGCCGACCGGGAGAGCCTGGGCTCGCCGCTGCCGGGTGAAGTCGCCTTCCGCATCTGCGCTCTCAGGGAGACCTTCGAGGAGGCGGGgatcctgctgctggtgccGGGGcgcgggccggccccgccgctgcccgccgggcGCCTGCCGCCCGCCGCCGAGCTCGGGGAGTGGCGGCGCCGGGTGCGGGAGGACGCGTCCTGCTTCCTGCGGCTGTGCCGGCGCCTGGGCTGCGCGCCCAACATCTGGGCGCTGCATGAGTGGAGCAACTGGCTGACGCCCGTGGGCAGGgccggccgcggcggccgccgctATGACACGGCTTTCTACCTGTGCTGCCTGCCGGAGCGGCCGCCGCACGTCTCGCAGGACGACCAGGAGGTGACAGCCGTCCTG TGGTCGTCACCTCCCGAAGCCATTGAACGGTTTAAGTCTCAAGAGATCTGGTTTCCCCCACCTCAGTTTTATGAATTCTGCAGGCTGTGCAACTTCCCTTCCCTCAAAGAGCTGCAGCAGTTCAGCTCCGCACGTGCTCTGGAGGGCTGTGAGCGCTGGATGCCCGTGATGCTGAATGCTGCAGATGGATTCATCCAGCTGCTGCCGG GAGATGAGTTATATCCGGAAGATCCAGATTAtactggagaaaagaaaattgttaTGTCAACAGATAAGAAGGTTGAAGATCTCATGAAAGAGGGTGGGATATTTCACAGGATAGTAATAAAAGACATCAACAATCTTGCTGTCTATGTTAATATTCAAGCAAAATATAAGCATATAAATCCACTGATGATAAAGTGTGATAATTCAAATTACAATAGTAGATTATAA
- the RGS9BP gene encoding regulator of G-protein signaling 9-binding protein: MVKEECKALLDALNKVTACYRHMVLTIGGTSDSQNLREELKKTRQKAQELAVANRNKLTTVLKDKTVSKEDKAEFERLWVIFSTCLEILEIDMRRALELGHEFPLNVPKKHLIQTGMSGGTSGVAARAMSVQNMKYEAEHNIDVVDLKDLENEINQVGEMMYEMEMKVNVPQWTVEAKQDPGAELKSTISVGASSIGMISVEENKSFCDISKVLAGIIFTAVLIIAIVLAVCVVKLS; this comes from the coding sequence ATGGTGAAGGAGGAGTGCAAGGCGCTGCTGGACGCGCTCAACAAGGTGACCGCCTGCTACCGGCACATGGTGCTGACCATCGGCGGCACCTCGGACTCCCAGAACCTGCGGGAGGAGCTCAAGAAAACCCGGCAGAAAGCTCAGGAGCTGGCGGtggccaacaggaacaagctcACCACGGTCCTGAAGGACAAAACCGTGAGTAAGGAAGATAAAGCCGAGTTCGAGAGGCTATGGGTGATTTTCTCCACGTGCCTAGAGATCCTGGAGATCGATATGAGGAGGgccctggagctgggccacGAGTTCCCGCTGAACGTCCCCAAAAAACACCTGATCCAGACGGGCATGAGCGGGGGAACCTCCGGCGTGGCCGCCCGCGCCATGAGCGTCCAGAACATGAAGTACGAGGCTGAGCACAACATAGACGTGGTGGATTTGAAAGACCTCGAGAACGAGATCAACCAGGTAGGAGAGATGATGTACGAGATGGAGATGAAGGTCAATGTCCCCCAGTGGACAGTAGAGGCTAAGCAAGACCCAGGGGCTGAACTGAAATCCACCATCAGTGTGGGTGCTTCCTCTATTGGCATGATCTCTGTGGAGGAAAATAAATCCTTCTGCGATATCAGCAAGGTTTTAGCTGGGATTATTTTCACTGCTGTGCTCATCATCGCTATTGTCCTGGCGGTGTGTGTGGTAAAACTGTCTTAG